In Chaetodon trifascialis isolate fChaTrf1 chromosome 4, fChaTrf1.hap1, whole genome shotgun sequence, one DNA window encodes the following:
- the LOC139330747 gene encoding desmoglein-2.1-like, protein MDGMLAIVLLLHLSIMLVSGAANVPLLRRQKRDWLIPTKKLKENFDYSKSGYVARIRSDQNGGRDLFYSLQGQGASLPPVNLFIVDENTGLVYVRGKLNREEKETYIVTGVARFRNGSVAEGRIDLRFDVEDENDNPPVFAPVPPAAVYESSAPGTLVGVITATDADKFNCSHSKIAYSIMKQEPFDGKYLFYINKQNGSIFVKENTLDREKHRSYNLTIKGTDMEGAAGGNTGTGTIHIKVLDINDNKPSLEKDEYSGSIVENTAQKEVMRFQALDSDEEGSNNWLAVFQIVSGNEDGTFSVKTDPKTNEGVLMLEKPVDFEETPDIKLGVVVSNVNPAVGGAGGAGGAGGAGGAGGDGGGGGGGGGGGGGGGGGGGGAGGGGGGGGGGGTGGTGGKVYPVNIAVQNMPEGIVYKPAVKPVSVSEDPSKTPLMKTIAVFGAKEADTGQPATNVRYAKGYDPDNWLLIDPETAEIKLQKHPDRESPFLVNGTYYAKILSMTQDMPVKMVTGTIALQVGDVNDNCPTLTKDVQYLCSDTVIINVTAVDVDGDPNSAPLNFSLVAEKSEGEWRLESSNDTSVTLTPLKPLWPGHHKVVFIIRDKQGLACPEPQSLNLHVCSCNGGETCKADKVQGRGAFLKKSLSTFGGLGVGTLILGLLTLLIAGFLLMTCSCGQVSGSFSELPFEAKDHLMVYHTEGRGEDKDVPLLSAPLQMSPAVISTAQACKVASNPQPNTTPSFMPLNMGTAQISYEANSRMQRSSFAESRESWRELYAMEEQYDSMDVIALPDGFLHQYYSQKASCAAEQQAAKDCLLVYDYEGQGSSAGSVGSCSLLESDNDLQFLDNLGLKFKTLADVCSPPRPPTPPILQSIVLPPVDKVKHISGPTLETKPPNIHSKSTEHNQNVSISQSSTRVMGFNGAASSSVHGHASQSTSSVAQSSHLGPVTRAMLPSPGQILLLQQQQPIYYTTSPVVQPYIVQPQLQEVQPAAQCMLLAEPTCQPTNLQGMILLNGTSGHTERIMQGGNTAGTLTLGWKRGNSVVETKQGVGTWLMSDGQGEAMGVRKNGRRIKSDGGGGGRAEHCNIETLIGAPINAGATGSKERQRGNKTRSKSTASAGFMDNSEIKAPPEILLAEPTCQPTNLQGMILLNGTSGHTQHIMQGGDTAGTLTLGWKRGNGVVEKNQGVGTWLISDGQGEAMGVRKNGRQIKSEGGGRAEHCNIETLIGTPISAGATVSKERQRGNKTRSKSTASAGFMDYSEIKAPPEKNASSAVAVNQFQDLSYEFDSASVSLGYK, encoded by the exons ATGGACGGCATGTTGGCGATTGTTTTACTGCTTCACCTGTCCATCATG TTGGTCAGCGGTGCAGCCAATGTCCCATTGCTCAGGCGCCAAAAGAGGGACTGGCTTATCCCAACGAAGAAGCTGAAAGAGAACTTTGACTACAGTAAAAGCGGTTATGTTGCACGG ATCAGGTCAGACCAGAATGGAGGGAGGGACCTGTTCTACTCTCTGCAGGGTCAAGGGGCCAGTCTACCACCAGTCAACCTTTTTATTGTGGATGAGAATACTGGACTGGTGTATGTCCGAGGAAAACTGAACCGAGAGGAGAAAGAAACCTACATT GTGACAGGAGTGGCCAGATTTCGTAATGGCAGTGTGGCTGAAGGCAGAATAGACCTGAGATTTGATGTGGAGGATGAGAATGATAATCCACCTGTTTTTGCCCCTGTACCTCCAGCTGCAGTCTATGAGTCCAGTGCACCAG GGACTCTGGTTGGCGTGATTACAGCTACTGATGCAGACAAGTTCAACTGTTCCCATTCAAAGATCGCATACAGCATTATGAAGCAGGAGCCCTTTGATGGCAAATATCTGTtctacataaacaaacaaaacggaTCAATCTTTGTCAAAGAAAACACCTTAGACAGAGAG aaacacagatcCTACAACCTAACAATTAAAGGAACAGATAtggaaggagctgcaggaggcaaCACAGGCACCGGGACTATTCATATCAAAGTACTGGACATCAATGATAACAAACCCAGCCTGGAAAAAGATGAG TATTCAGGGAGCATTGTGGAGAACACGGCGCAGAAGGAGGTCATGAGGTTCCAAGCACTGGATTCTGATGAGGAAGGATCTAACAACTGGCTGGCTGTTTTTCAAATCGTCAGTGGAAATGAAGACGGAACGTTCAGTGTAAAGACTGATCCCAAAACCAACGAAGGTGTTCTGATGCTTGAAAAG CCTGTTGATTTTGAGGAAACTCCTGATATCAAGCTGGGAGTAGTAGTATCCAATGTTAACCCAGCTGTGGGAGGAGccggaggagcaggaggagcaggaggagcaggaggagcaggaggagacggaggaggtggtggaggaggaggtggtggaggaggaggtggtggtggaggaggaggcggcgcaggaggcggaggaggaggagggggaggaggaggcacaggAGGCACAGGAG GCAAAGTTTACCCAGTGAACATCGCAGTGCAGAACATGCCTGAGGGGATCGTCTATAAACCTGCAGTAAAACCTGTGTCTGTTTCCGAAGACCCAAGCAAGACTCCATTAATGAAGACAATTGCTGTCTTTGGAGCTAAAGAAGCTGATACTGGACAGCCTGCAACAAATGTTCG ATATGCTAAAGGCTACGATCCTGATAACTGGCTGCTGATCGACCCAGAAACAGCTGAGATTAAACTTCAAAAGCACCCAGACAGAGAGTCTCCATTCTTGGTTAACGGAACATACTACGCTAAAATACTGAGTATGACTCAGG ACATGCCTGTTAAGATGGTCACAGGAACAATAGCGTTACAGGTGGGAGATGTAAATGATAACTGCCCCACACTGACCAAGGATGTGCAGTACCTCTGCTCAGACACTGTAATCATTAATGTCACAGCAGTGGATGTGGATGGAGACCCAAACTCAGCCCCTTTAAACTTCAGTCTTGTGGCAGAGAAGAGTGAGGGAGAATGGAGGCTTGAATCTTCCAATG ATACCAGTGTGACCCTCACCCCTTTGAAACCACTGTGGCCTGGTCACCACAAGGTTGTCTTCATTATCCGGGATAAGCAGGGTCTCGCTTGCCCAGAACCCCAGTCCCTGAACCTACATGTGTGTTCCTGTAACGGAGGAGAGACCTGCAAAGCAGACAAGGTCCAAGGTCGAGGAGCTTTTCTCAAGAAATCCTTGTCCACATTTGGAGGACTGGGAGTGGGGACACTGATCCTGGGACTTCTGACACTGCTTA tcgCAGGTTTCTTACTGATGACCTGCTCGTGTGGACAAGTGTCAGGGAGCTTCTCTGAACTTCCTTTTGAAGCCAAAGATCACTTGATGGTGTACCATACAGAGGGTCGAGGAGAGGACAAG GATGTCCCTCTGCTCAGCGCTCCACTCCAGATGTCACCCGCTGTCATATCTACTGCACAGGCCTGTAAAGTAGCTTCTAACCCCCAACCGAACACAACACCTTCCTTCATGCCTCTTAACATGGGCACTGCCCAGATCAGCTATGAGGCCAACAGCAGGATGCAGCGGAGCAGCTTTGCAGAATCCAGGGAAAGCTGGAGAGAGCTGTACGCAATGGAAGAACAATATGACAGCATGGATGTCATTGCATTACCTGATGGGTTTCTGCATCAGTACTACTCGCAG aaggcgagctgtgcagcagagcagcaggcagcaaaGGACTGTCTGCTGGTTTATGACTATGAGGGCCAGGGCTCCTCTGCTGGCTCTGTGGGCTCATGCAGCCTCCTGGAATCTGACAACGACCTGCAGTTCCTCGATAACCTCGGGCTTAAGTTCAAGACCCTGGCTGACGTCTGTTCTCCTCCTAGACCTCCAACTCCTCCAATACTTCAAAGCATTGTCCTCCCACCAGTAGATAAAGTTAAGCACATTTCCGGGCCCACATTGGAGACTAAACCACCGAATATTCATAGCAAGAGCACAGAGCATAACCAGAATGTCAGCATCAGCCAGTCATCTACCAGAGTCATGGGCTTTAATGGAGCAGCTTCCAGCAGCGTGCATGGGCATGCTTCACAAAGCACCAGTAGTGTGGCTCAGTCGTCTCATCTTGGTCCTGTTACCAGAGCCATGCTGCCCTCTCCTGGACAGATACTTCTCttacagcaacagcagcctATCTACTACACCACCAGCCCTGTGGTGCAGCCCTACATAGTCCAGCCACAGCTTCAGGAGGTTcagccagcagcacagtgcatGCTGCTAGCTGAACCGACCTGCCAGCCTACCAACCTGCAGGGCATGATTCTGCTGAATGGAACATCTGGACACACTGAACGCATCATGCAAGGGGGAAACACCGCTGGGACTTTAACTCTTGGTTGGAAAAGAGGCAACAGTGTGGTTGAGACAAAGCAGGGTGTAGGGACATGGCTGATGTCTGATGGCCAAGGAGAGGCAATGGGTGTCAGGAAGAATGGTCGACGGATCAAGTcagatggtggaggtggtggtaggGCTGAACATTGTAATATAGAGACACTGATAGGTGCACCTATCAATGCAGGAGCAACAGGGtctaaagagaggcagagaggaaacaagacaaGATCTAAGTCGACAGCATCAGCAGGTTTCATGGATAATTCTGAAATCAAAGCCCCACCGGAAATACTGCTGGCTGAACCGACCTGCCAACCTACCAACTTGCAGGGCATGATTCTGCTGAATGGAACATCTGGACACACTCAGCATATCATGCAAGGGGGAGACACCGCTGGGACTTTAACTCTTGGTTGGAAAAGAGGCAACGGTGTGGTTGAGAAGAACCAGGGTGTGGGGACATGGCTGATATCTGATGGCCAAGGAGAGGCAATGGGTGTCAGGAAGAATGGTCGACAGATCAAGTCAGAGGGTGGAGGAAGGGCTGAACATTGTAATATAGAGACACTGATAGGTACACCTATCAGTGCAGGAGCAACTGTGtctaaagagaggcagagaggaaacaagacaaGATCTAAGTCGACAGCATCAGCAGGTTTCATGGATTATTCCGAAATCAAAGCCCCACCGGAAAAAAATGCTTCCTCAG CTGTTGCTGTCAATCAGTTTCAGGATCTGAGCTATGAGTTTGActcagcttcagtttcactgGGGTACAAATGA